The window CACCACCACCTTCACcctcaccaccaccaccaccagcTACATCCAACAACAACAACTGCCCACCACCTCCATCTCCACCCAGCtctggtggtggtggtggtggtggaagCTACTACTACTCTCCACCGCCACCTCAATCTGGCGGCAACAACTACTATTATCCACCGCCGCCGGGTGGTGTTATTGGTGGCATGTACTACCCTCCACCAACATACAGAAACTACCCAACACCGCCACCTCCAAACCCTATCGTTCCTTACTTTCCTTTCTACTACCACACTCCTCCACCTCCTTCAGGGTCTGGGAAACTGATAGCTTGCTGGGTTTCTACTTTTGCTGCCACGCTGGGCCTTctcctttgtttcttttgatattgaaagctaaagaagaagaaagaagaaaataatgtGGCAGATTAGTAGATCTGGGGAAACTTCTACAGCTTGAGAGGACAACAAAGACTaaaatggaagaaagagaaaaaaggtgGTGATGGGAGCTGCTCTAGATGCTTACAAAATTGAACTTCTTTTCTAAAGAGGGGGTCATAGACAAAGAAAGCAACAGGGGGATGAGATGATGAGACTTCGAGAATCCTAGATATGGGAgtaatctttctttttcctctggctctctattttcttctcATGCTGTAGACTGGTCtgtaatttgtttttgataattttgcaTCTATTTTTGTtccattaaaatattaatgttaatTGGAAACTAATAAGAAAATTAG is drawn from Theobroma cacao cultivar B97-61/B2 chromosome 4, Criollo_cocoa_genome_V2, whole genome shotgun sequence and contains these coding sequences:
- the LOC18603592 gene encoding arp2/3 complex-activating protein rickA, with protein sequence MIFPKMESFQTIVVMVVVVLLLPLAAVCAEESSSPNATSKYQIECTMCSSCDNPCQQVPSPPPPSPPPPSPSPPPPPATSNNNNCPPPPSPPSSGGGGGGGSYYYSPPPPQSGGNNYYYPPPPGGVIGGMYYPPPTYRNYPTPPPPNPIVPYFPFYYHTPPPPSGSGKLIACWVSTFAATLGLLLCFF